The Microplitis demolitor isolate Queensland-Clemson2020A chromosome 8, iyMicDemo2.1a, whole genome shotgun sequence genome has a segment encoding these proteins:
- the LOC103573184 gene encoding uncharacterized protein LOC103573184 → MDNKHCDKNSVRDCENILKVMNIYDNKIDTNSIKQEDIDIHDMTVHISKKKLKKERQRAKKLETAKKPLNSSGNQKNSQQISNSKKNISNDVDDKIDDIDIDNNSNNSNLDNDIDELSLEHSAFVQSIVKQKSKFKNNSIVKNNKNSMDNIADSNNVNSIDSSDDLQGFTVVKKDKNNRDINCNKTPEGYGKEGFRLIMKGQKADAIYYFTKAIKLNKLDIRHYINRSYCYLNVGSYIEALSDIKFVISRTDDPVLISIMKCRQAQALMGLEHYNEAEICFQEALNVLPDCLPVKFELYRMKIIQLINMGFSERYILEIFRETPLIKMKDAIAILCELNSDYDKQFYDNNINNDIESEIFQSDSEDNPSNTSIFMEIFDYNDHSNSWQASINIEEQSASTKIKAVKNTKKAESKVNGNKGKATEVTDAVKTPQKNNTVDAKAVWVGSLNPKIKDSMLHKKFSEFGKINSVAVVPGERYGFINFVEARSAQRAVEAGSVELCGINLPIKMRA, encoded by the exons ATGGATAACAAACATTGTGATAAAAATAGTGTAAGAGATTgtgaaaatatattgaaagTAATGAACATATACGACAATAAAATTGAtacaaattcaataaaacaagAAGATATTGACATACATGATATGACTGTacatatttcgaaaaaaaaattaaagaaagaaCGGCAACGTGCTAAGAAACTTGAAACTGCTAAAAAACCATTAAATAGTTcaggaaatcaaaaaaattcacaacaaatatcaaattcgaaaaaaaatatcagcaaTGATGTTGATGATAAAATAGATGATAtagatattgataataatagtaataattcaaatttagacAATGATATAGATGAGTTGTCGTTAGAGCATTCAGCATTTGTTCAGTCAATTGTtaaacaaaaaagtaaatttaaaaataattcaattgttaaaaataataaaaattctatggATAATATAGCGGATAGTAATAATGTTAATAGTATTGATTCATCAGATGATTTACAAGGATTTACTGTCGTTAAAAAg gataaaaataatagagatattaattgtaataaaactCCAGAGGGATACGGAAAAGAAGGATTCAGATTAATAATGAAAGGTCAAAAGGCTGAtgctatatattattttacgaaagccattaaattaaataaattagatatacgtcattatattaatagaagttattgttatttgAATGTTGGTAGTTATATTGA AGCATTGagtgatataaaatttgttatttctCGTACGGATGATCCAGTATTAATAAGTATAATGAAATGTAGACAAGCACAAGCATTGATGGGCTTAGag CATTATAATGAAGCTGAAATATGTTTTCAAGAAGCATTAAATGTTCTTCCAGATTGCTTGCCTGTGAAATTTGAACTTTACAGGATGAAAATAATACAACTTATTAATATGGGTTTTTCTGaaagatatattttagaaatatttcgAGAAACgcctttaataaaaatgaaa gatgcTATTGCTATTTTATGTGAATTAAATAGTGATtatgataaacaattttacgacaataatataaacaatGACATTGaaagtgaaatttttcaatcagaTAGCGAAGATAATCCAAGTAATACAAGTatatttatggaaatatttgattataatGATCATAGTAATTCGTGGCAAgcttcaataaatattgaagaaCAATCTGCATCGAC aaaaataaaagcggttaaaaatacaaaaaaagctGAATCGAAAGTTAACGGAAATAAAGGAAAAGCAACTGAAGTAACTGATGCTGTAAAAACtccacaaaaaaataacactgTTGATGCAAAAGCTGTGTGGGTTGGGAGTTTGAATCCCAAAATAAAAGATAGTATGCTGCACAAAAAATTCTCAGa atttggTAAAATCAATAGTGTAGCTGTTGTGCCGGGTGAACGATATGgtttcataaattttgtagAAGCACGTTCTGCTCAGAGAGCGGTTGAGGCCGGTTCGGTTGAACTATGTGGAATAAATCTGCCAATAAAAATGCGCGcataa